From Shewanella psychrophila, a single genomic window includes:
- a CDS encoding EAL domain-containing protein: MKFKTLSSLGLFSILVIIIAIATSYLYAFWQVSNEVRSDSEQLLNYVEHKLSVAGNSLEKLNEVNFSSCDNKGQEKLEEFLFDHLGAGLFLIRHKDSAPWTYCSVVGNILVSQRDRNFNNVIYLDDNRKKVISVMGYDWQGIEKRDLFVALEADDRINVVRIALEDSYSFFEDQCTDCRHVEVRLSNDDLILELGEVKSGVLTELRVYSHEFPLYVDAVVGRKRVRGEMFNSLMLTIPISLVFSLLCLYIVNLVKTLHRSLGYQLKVAVKRGELIAYYQPIIDAQTGYVVGAEALVRWIKPDGSVEPPGRFIQVLEESDLINDVTLQLLKNIPIDLAEVLEQSPQFRCSINLVPQHLESPCFAKQLLELKGKGFPCDQLAIEITERLPLKNLSQAKMNVEKMKALGICIELDDAGTGYGGASYLQELNIDVMKIDKLFVDTLIISPDRTQVLDANIQMAKSLGMQIIAEGVETSFQSEALVEKGVRFQQGYLFAKPLSTAEFIAFWHESHQAYIQQYANTDMPNLYALKEE; encoded by the coding sequence ATGAAATTTAAGACGTTATCATCGCTTGGTCTTTTCTCTATATTAGTGATTATCATCGCAATCGCTACATCCTACCTTTATGCATTCTGGCAAGTTTCTAATGAAGTGAGATCCGATTCTGAGCAACTGCTCAATTATGTTGAGCATAAACTTTCGGTGGCCGGAAATAGTTTAGAAAAGCTCAATGAAGTTAATTTTTCTAGCTGTGACAATAAGGGTCAAGAGAAGTTAGAGGAGTTTCTTTTCGATCATTTAGGGGCGGGTTTATTTCTTATTCGGCATAAAGACTCGGCGCCTTGGACTTATTGCTCTGTTGTGGGCAACATCTTGGTTTCACAAAGAGATCGAAACTTCAATAACGTTATATATTTAGATGATAATAGAAAGAAAGTCATTTCTGTGATGGGTTACGATTGGCAAGGCATAGAGAAGCGTGATCTTTTTGTCGCGTTAGAGGCTGATGACCGGATTAATGTCGTACGTATTGCCCTTGAAGATAGTTATTCTTTCTTTGAAGATCAGTGCACGGATTGTAGGCATGTGGAAGTGAGACTTTCCAATGATGATTTGATTTTAGAATTAGGAGAAGTGAAGTCTGGCGTGTTAACTGAACTTAGGGTCTATAGCCATGAATTTCCACTCTATGTCGATGCGGTAGTGGGAAGAAAGCGAGTGCGTGGAGAGATGTTTAACTCGTTAATGTTAACCATTCCAATATCTTTGGTGTTTAGTCTACTCTGTTTATATATCGTTAACTTGGTAAAAACCTTACATCGTTCTCTGGGCTACCAGTTAAAAGTAGCGGTAAAAAGAGGGGAGTTAATCGCTTATTATCAGCCCATTATTGATGCTCAGACCGGTTATGTAGTCGGGGCCGAAGCCTTGGTTCGTTGGATTAAACCTGATGGAAGTGTTGAGCCGCCTGGACGTTTCATTCAGGTATTAGAAGAGAGCGATCTGATTAATGATGTGACTCTGCAACTGCTTAAAAATATCCCTATCGATTTAGCTGAGGTTCTCGAACAATCTCCTCAGTTTCGTTGTAGCATTAATCTCGTTCCGCAGCATCTGGAGTCTCCATGCTTTGCCAAACAATTGCTCGAGCTTAAGGGCAAGGGTTTTCCTTGTGATCAGCTTGCAATAGAGATAACTGAAAGACTTCCTCTTAAAAACCTAAGTCAAGCCAAAATGAATGTAGAAAAAATGAAGGCCTTAGGTATTTGTATCGAATTAGATGATGCGGGTACAGGTTACGGTGGTGCATCTTATTTGCAAGAGTTGAATATAGATGTAATGAAGATCGACAAGCTGTTCGTCGATACCTTAATAATCTCCCCCGATAGAACTCAGGTATTAGATGCTAACATTCAAATGGCTAAGAGCTTAGGCATGCAAATTATTGCAGAGGGAGTCGAAACGAGCTTTCAATCCGAGGCCTTGGTCGAGAAAGGGGTTCGCTTTCAGCAGGGATATCTGTTTGCTAAGCCGCTATCGACTGCTGAATTTATTGCGTTTTGGCATGAAAGCCATCAAGCTTATATTCAGCAATATGCTAATACCGACATGCCTAATTTATATGCTCTCAAGGAGGAGTGA
- a CDS encoding flagellar brake domain-containing protein, translated as MPQSQAYEFSYLDNIACNTEVNIQILTPTQPIRLRTRLVGVDPHVSIILALGSDKHWQQASDFIAQDQGVIIRIVKTDEPDANVIAFKTCIQKLINSSGRWLLVDYPKEIQKVALRQHSRIPINVESSLRAAPSEASENSTEAKPLAHGNLSDISIKGGAFVCKTNDTIEKEGNYLLQVKIMPDMETLSMPVTVKNAIGIEHDKAQLQYGFIINSPQSEAEIFVQKVILNHLLQQSE; from the coding sequence GTGCCTCAATCACAAGCTTACGAATTTTCTTATCTAGATAATATTGCCTGCAATACTGAGGTCAATATTCAGATCCTAACCCCAACTCAGCCTATACGATTACGAACCAGGCTTGTCGGTGTAGATCCACATGTATCCATAATATTGGCTCTTGGTTCTGACAAGCATTGGCAACAGGCTAGTGACTTTATTGCTCAAGATCAGGGAGTCATCATACGCATTGTCAAAACTGATGAACCCGATGCTAATGTAATTGCCTTTAAAACCTGTATCCAAAAACTCATCAACAGTTCAGGCCGATGGTTGCTTGTAGACTATCCTAAAGAGATACAAAAAGTAGCACTTAGACAACACTCCAGAATCCCTATAAATGTTGAGTCGTCACTCAGGGCTGCGCCTAGTGAAGCAAGTGAAAATAGCACTGAGGCTAAGCCTCTGGCACATGGAAATTTAAGCGATATATCAATAAAGGGTGGGGCCTTTGTCTGTAAGACAAATGACACAATAGAAAAGGAAGGCAACTACCTGCTTCAAGTTAAAATCATGCCAGACATGGAAACTTTATCCATGCCGGTCACAGTTAAGAATGCAATTGGAATCGAACATGACAAAGCACAGCTCCAATATGGCTTTATCATAAACAGTCCCCAGAGTGAGGCTGAGATCTTTGTACAAAAAGTGATTCTCAACCACTTACTACAACAGTCTGAATAA